Genomic segment of Streptomyces longhuiensis:
GCTCTTGAGCGCCTTGCTGGAGATCATGAGACCGTTCTCCAGACGGATGCCGTCGATCACGACCTCACCGGCCGGGCCGATCGGCACCGGAACCATCTCGATCTTCGCCCCCTTGACCTGCCGCTCCAGGTTGTAGCGGTACTTCTGCACCAGCTCCTGCGGGTTGGCGCTGATCGCGAAGGATTTCTGGGCCAGCAGCTTCTTCACCGCGTCGTCATCGGTCTGGGTGAAGCTCTCGGGGTCCATCAGTTTGTCGGCGACCAGCTTGCGCAGATACTCGAGGACCTGCCGGAACTCGTCCATCGCCCCGGTGAAGACGAACTTCTGTGCCTTGGCGTCGAAGGTGATGTTCTGGTAGTTCCAGCCGGCCCGGACGCCGTACGCCTGCCCGAGATAGCCGAGGAGGGCGCCCGCCGGGAAGACCGTGTTGGTGCTCCAGCGGTCGGAGAGGGGGTAGCTGTCGGGGTGCTCTGCCTTGATCGCCTTGAGGACGTCGTACACCTCGTCCCATGTCGTCGGCAGGTTCACGCCGATCTTGTCGAGGACGTCGGTGCGGAAGGACAGCGAGTATCCGGACTTGGGCTTCTCGTGGAGCCCGGGCAGCAGGTAGTACTTGCCGTCGGATTGGCGGATGGAGTCCAGCTCGGGCTCCAGCTTCCACCGCTTGACCTTGTCCTGGAAGTTGGGCATCAGGTGCACGTACTCGCTCACCGGCAGGATCGCGCCCGACGACACGAACGCGACCTCGGAGGGGTGGTACGTCTTGGGGATCAGGAAGGGGGCGTCACCTGAGCCGATCAGCAGGCTGCGCTTCTTCTCGTAGTCGCTCAGCGGGACGTCGACGGGCTGCAGTGTGATGCCGGTGCGCTTGGTGACCTCCTGCCAAAAGAGCCAGTTCTTCTTCAGCGGATACGTCGGGTTGTCGTTGTGCAGGACGGAGAAGGACAGCGCTTTGGTCGCCTTGAACTGCTCGCCGGCGTCGTACTTCTTCATGGCGCCGTTCTGCTTCTTCGACAGGTCCTTGCTGTCGCCGCCGTCGTCACCGCTGCCGCAGCCGGTGAGTACGGCGAGTCCGGCGAACCCCGCCGCGGCGAGCAGCGACCTTCTCGACAGCTGGCCCGTGTTCGTCACGTGAACTCCCAAGTCTTGTGGATCTGTTGATGCGTGAAGGGGGTGTGCTCAGCCCTTGACGGCGCCGAGCATCACGCCCGAGACGAAGTACCGCTGAACGAAGGGGTAGACGGCGAGGATCGGCAGCGCCGTGAGGACGATGGTCACCGACTGGATGTTGGCGGCGGCCTGGGTGAGCTGGTCGGCCGCGGCCCCCGCGTTGCCGCCTTCGGTGGCGCCTGCGATGAGGTTGCGCAGATAGACGGTGACCGGCATCAGATCGGC
This window contains:
- a CDS encoding extracellular solute-binding protein; translated protein: MTNTGQLSRRSLLAAAGFAGLAVLTGCGSGDDGGDSKDLSKKQNGAMKKYDAGEQFKATKALSFSVLHNDNPTYPLKKNWLFWQEVTKRTGITLQPVDVPLSDYEKKRSLLIGSGDAPFLIPKTYHPSEVAFVSSGAILPVSEYVHLMPNFQDKVKRWKLEPELDSIRQSDGKYYLLPGLHEKPKSGYSLSFRTDVLDKIGVNLPTTWDEVYDVLKAIKAEHPDSYPLSDRWSTNTVFPAGALLGYLGQAYGVRAGWNYQNITFDAKAQKFVFTGAMDEFRQVLEYLRKLVADKLMDPESFTQTDDDAVKKLLAQKSFAISANPQELVQKYRYNLERQVKGAKIEMVPVPIGPAGEVVIDGIRLENGLMISSKALKSDNFIALMQFTDWLFYSDEGQRFCKWGVEGVTYTKSGSQYQLKPGISLMGSDPKAPKDLQKDYGFFNGVFTYGGTWELVSSSFSPDEKKFQDVMALRKQMPIAPAHPLRSAEQEQASLWDTPLTDHMNQNTLKFALGKRPLSEWDDYVTELKAKNMQQLVDLHNKAYERYKKDNG